From a single Capsicum annuum cultivar UCD-10X-F1 chromosome 12, UCD10Xv1.1, whole genome shotgun sequence genomic region:
- the LOC107850860 gene encoding scarecrow-like protein 13, with product MQASERPHMCGSVHALYNQPMQQCAPYRVFKNNCKDSHGSRTQLSFQAQNEQFFTLDSSPATDYIVYDSPPALSISSNRSPFSPQCSQSYMSDNACGSPLSRYSGVDDGDLRHVLRELENKLLGPESDTDNSSSWSFNDVVIKPSSLTRWNRVLDLAPSLNLKELLDACSEAVSDADISTAEVLMDVLEQRVSVSGEPMERLGAYVLEGLRARLLSTGSIIYKKLKCEEPTGSELLSYMQVIYNMCPYYKFAYMSANVVIREAMMNENRIHIIDFQIAQGSQWIFLLHDLAHRPGGPPFVRITGVDDSESAYARGGGLQIVGERLAEVAKSCGVPFEFHGAALSGCEVQLSNLQVRYGEVLAVNFPYMLHHMPDESVSTINHRDRLLRLVKSLSPKIVTLVEQESNTNTAPFLPRFRETLDYYTAMFESIDAARPRDNKERISAEEHCVARDVVNIIACEGADRVERHELFGKWRLRLMMAGFTQCQLSPSVGETINDMLKEYSPHYRYAESEGALYLGWKNRALATSSAWR from the coding sequence ATGCAAGCATCCGAGAGACCCCATATGTGTGGCAGCGTCCACGCATTGTACAATCAGCCAATGCAGCAATGCGCCCCTTACCGTGTTTTTAAGAACAACTGCAAAGATAGTCACGGCTCACGGACGCAGCTTTCTTTTCAGGCGCAGAACGAACAATTCTTCACTCTGGATTCGTCACCGGCTACTGACTATATCGTCTATGATTCACCTCCTGCCTTGAGCATCTCATCCAATAGGAGTCCCTTCTCTCCGCAATGTTCGCAGTCATACATGTCTGATAACGCCTGCGGTTCACCTTTGAGTCGGTATTCAGGAGTTGATGATGGTGACCTGAGACACGTGCTGCGGGAGCTTGAGAATAAGTTACTGGGGCCTGAATCCGATACTGACAACAGCAGCAGTTGGTCTTTCAATGATGTGGTTATAAAACCGTCTTCCTTGACAAGGTGGAACCGAGTGTTGGACTTGGCCCCGAGCTTGAACTTGAAAGAGTTGCTCGATGCTTGTTCTGAAGCAGTGTCAGATGCTGATATATCAACTGCTGAAGTTCTTATGGACGTTTTAGAGCAACGGGTGTCTGTCTCCGGGGAACCTATGGAACGGTTGGGTGCATACGTGTTGGAAGGGCTTAGAGCACGACTACTATCGACAGGAAGCATCATATACAAAAAATTGAAGTGCGAAGAACCAACTGGCTCGGAATTATTGTCTTACATGCAAGTCATCTATAACATGTGCCCGTACTATAAATTCGCTTATATGTCTGCCAATGTCGTCATCAGGGAAGCGATGATGAATGAAAACAGAATCCACATCATTGATTTTCAGATTGCACAGGGAAGTCAGTGGATATTCCTCCTCCACGATCTTGCTCATCGGCCTGGTGGACCCCCATTTGTTCGTATCACAGGTGTTGATGATTCCGAATCAGCTTATGCACGCGGTGGAGGACTTCAGATAGTGGGCGAAAGGCTAGCAGAAGTTGCCAAATCATGTGGAGTTCCTTTCGAATTCCATGGTGCTGCATTATCAGGCTGCGAGGTCCAACTTTCGAACCTTCAAGTTAGGTACGGAGAAGTGCTGGCGGTAAACTTCCCTTATATGTTGCACCACATGCCAGACGAGAGTGTAAGCACTATCAATCATCGAGACCGCCTATTAAGACTAGTTAAAAGTCTGTCTCCCAAAATTGTGACATTGGTTGAACAAGAATCGAACACCAACACTGCCCCTTTCCTTCCAAGATTCCGCGAAACTCTTGATTACTATACAGCAATGTTCGAGTCAATTGATGCAGCTCGCCCTAGGGACAACAAGGAGCGGATCAGTGCAGAAGAGCACTGTGTGGCACGAGACGTTGTCAACATAATAGCATGTGAAGGGGCTGACAGAGTGGAAAGGCATGAACTCTTCGGAAAATGGCGGTTGAGACTTATGATGGCTGGATTTACACAATGCCAGTTGAGCCCATCGGTTGGTGAGACCATCAACGACATGTTGAAGGAGTACAGCCCACATTATCGATATGCAGAAAGCGAAGGAGCACTCTATCTCGGATGGAAAAATAGAGCTTTAGCTACTTCTTCTGCCTGGAGATGA